One region of Deltaproteobacteria bacterium genomic DNA includes:
- a CDS encoding adenylate/guanylate cyclase domain-containing protein — MRADPHLVLHSPDGLTAEFPIGARLSLGRHYENGVVVADREVSKRHAVVERTPEGHFLRDLGSSNGTFVNGRRIESLKLKDGDEVRLGTSKLVFRAGIAPVPAGPKVVQAPSVTQVLASVRPVAVTEAASFLPASQVTDLEALRKDYERLRVAYRFHQETGLVIDPSDLYERILELAFEILPAENGVLLVPDAEGYRVVRARSRTEGEEIQVSRTLLEGVAERGEGVLSTDAITDQRFKAAASMVTRGVRSVLAVPLVVHGTIRAIIYLDSRQISSFTAKDLDILSALAGQAAVSLLNAELIDKIKNEETTRSRLERFLSPALVQKAQAGELDLEKGGSLMRATILFSDIRGFTNLSENSEPEAVVGMLNAYFEEMVDAVFQHHGILDKFIGDAVMALWGVPVAGEDDASRAVRAALGMIERVRRLNEERAAEGLPAIEVGIGINTGECVVGNMGSSRRLEYTAIGDSVNLASRLCDLASGGEVLISEFTREALRGEFQCEALPAKQVKGKARPVPVFKVS; from the coding sequence GTGAGGGCGGACCCACACCTCGTCCTGCATTCTCCGGACGGCCTGACCGCCGAGTTCCCCATCGGGGCGCGCCTCTCCCTCGGGCGGCACTACGAGAACGGGGTGGTGGTCGCCGACCGGGAGGTCTCCAAGCGCCACGCCGTGGTCGAGCGGACCCCGGAGGGCCACTTCCTGCGGGATCTGGGCTCCTCCAACGGCACCTTCGTGAACGGCCGGCGCATCGAGAGCCTCAAGCTCAAGGACGGCGACGAGGTCCGCCTGGGCACCTCCAAGCTGGTCTTCCGGGCCGGGATCGCGCCGGTCCCGGCCGGCCCCAAGGTGGTGCAGGCCCCCTCCGTGACCCAGGTGCTGGCGAGCGTCCGGCCGGTGGCGGTCACCGAGGCGGCCTCGTTCCTGCCCGCATCGCAGGTCACGGATCTCGAGGCGCTGCGCAAGGACTACGAGCGCCTGCGGGTGGCCTACCGCTTCCACCAGGAGACGGGGCTGGTCATCGATCCCTCCGACCTCTACGAGCGGATCCTCGAGCTGGCCTTCGAGATCCTCCCCGCCGAGAACGGCGTGCTGCTGGTGCCCGACGCCGAGGGCTACCGGGTGGTGCGGGCCCGCTCCCGCACCGAGGGGGAGGAGATCCAGGTCTCCCGCACCCTGCTGGAGGGGGTCGCCGAGCGGGGCGAGGGGGTCCTCTCCACCGACGCGATCACCGACCAGCGCTTCAAGGCGGCGGCCTCGATGGTGACCCGCGGCGTGCGCTCGGTGCTGGCGGTGCCCCTGGTCGTCCACGGGACGATCCGGGCCATCATCTACCTCGACTCCCGCCAGATCTCGTCCTTCACCGCCAAGGACCTCGACATCCTCTCGGCCCTGGCCGGCCAGGCCGCGGTCTCGCTGCTCAACGCCGAGCTCATCGACAAGATCAAGAACGAGGAGACCACCCGCTCCCGGCTGGAGCGCTTCCTCTCTCCGGCGCTGGTGCAGAAGGCGCAGGCTGGCGAGCTGGACCTCGAGAAGGGTGGCAGCCTGATGCGGGCCACCATCCTCTTCTCGGACATCCGCGGCTTCACCAACCTCTCGGAGAATAGCGAGCCCGAAGCCGTCGTCGGAATGCTGAACGCCTACTTCGAGGAGATGGTGGACGCGGTCTTCCAGCACCACGGCATCCTGGACAAGTTCATCGGCGACGCGGTGATGGCCCTCTGGGGCGTGCCCGTGGCCGGTGAGGACGACGCCTCACGCGCCGTGCGCGCCGCCCTGGGGATGATCGAGCGGGTGCGCCGCCTCAACGAGGAGCGGGCCGCCGAGGGGCTGCCGGCCATCGAGGTCGGCATCGGGATCAACACCGGGGAGTGCGTCGTCGGGAACATGGGCTCCAGCCGGCGGTTGGAGTACACGGCCATCGGTGACTCGGTGAACCTGGCCTCCCGCCTCTGCGACCTGGCCTCCGGGGGGGAGGTGCTGATCTCCGAGTTCACCCGGGAGGCCCTGCGGGGCGAGTTCCAGTGCGAGGCCCTGCCGGCCAAGCAGGTGAAGGGCAAGGCCCGGCCGGTGCCGGTGTTCAAGGTGAGCTAG
- a CDS encoding protein kinase, with product MPEQTCPNCGTGHDVSIFVTGQRVRCTRCGIRFDVQRSDISMGRPTAEQRARAPENGKGTAVGEIGRAPPPPPPVPLEAESAPRSDEHVTEGPTDAEVAGESFANDETRVRAGLAIPGFDVLRTLGRGGMGEVYLAQQQSLARQVALKVLAPELARSEDFVARFEKEAAALASLSHPNIVGIIDRGEAEGTYYFAMEFVEGPSLRDLLREGPLAPTRAVEIIAQVCAAIDYAHSKGVIHRDLKPENILIDPHGVVKVADFGLAGIIGGDERLHLTRTDMAMGTFHYMAPEQRKSARDVDARADLFSLGVMLYELLCGEVPAGVFKLPSKRIEGLDERVDAIVTRAMEANPADRYQRASAIFADLQQVAESSRLTSTPMKISGPATAADRPRARARSVEGESELSLSTVDSVLERTGRGLKRTVQILIFGLAVAAVLVFVLVGQEGRRAISTGLTTGLGGELTADGGGGELPREVVHHQESPMSLPVKMRLDGDERVEREFDFVTDTSGEMPWFLYRGYWVHEAEALVQDVFMGGAGLATTDRMPRAFLGDERFFADGFRLESSVVLSSSPGPEVPLGKARALVDALESDESEPVPTAKLYLYRNKRHFFALEVSGGESGGYRLSWNLEDGERFGTLEGGTGLPEAAGREALRLALWIEGGWLYGSVEGKEIGRAQLGDLTEENWGKVGFGCQDARCIFDDALIVGKTRPPPRKDEKGQTGPGVEPIER from the coding sequence GTGCCAGAGCAGACCTGCCCCAACTGTGGCACGGGCCACGACGTCTCGATCTTCGTGACCGGTCAGCGCGTCCGCTGCACCCGCTGCGGGATCCGCTTCGACGTGCAGCGCAGCGACATCTCGATGGGGCGGCCCACCGCGGAGCAGCGCGCCCGTGCTCCGGAGAACGGGAAGGGCACGGCCGTGGGCGAGATCGGCCGGGCGCCGCCGCCGCCCCCCCCGGTCCCGCTGGAGGCAGAGAGCGCCCCCCGGAGCGACGAGCACGTCACCGAGGGGCCGACCGACGCCGAGGTGGCCGGCGAGAGCTTCGCCAACGACGAGACCCGCGTGCGCGCCGGGCTGGCCATCCCCGGCTTCGACGTCCTGCGCACCCTGGGGCGCGGCGGCATGGGCGAGGTCTACCTGGCCCAGCAGCAGTCCCTCGCCCGGCAGGTGGCCCTGAAGGTGCTGGCGCCGGAGCTGGCCCGCTCCGAGGACTTCGTCGCGCGCTTCGAGAAGGAGGCCGCGGCCCTGGCCTCGCTCTCGCACCCCAACATCGTCGGCATCATCGACCGGGGCGAGGCCGAGGGCACCTACTACTTCGCCATGGAGTTCGTGGAGGGGCCCTCGCTCCGGGACCTCCTCCGGGAGGGACCCCTGGCCCCGACCCGGGCCGTCGAGATCATCGCCCAGGTCTGCGCCGCCATCGACTACGCCCACTCGAAGGGCGTGATCCACCGGGACCTCAAGCCCGAGAACATCCTCATCGATCCCCACGGGGTGGTGAAGGTGGCGGACTTCGGCCTCGCCGGCATCATCGGCGGCGACGAGCGGCTGCACCTGACCCGCACCGACATGGCGATGGGCACCTTCCACTACATGGCACCCGAGCAGCGCAAGAGCGCCCGGGACGTCGACGCCCGCGCCGATCTCTTCTCCCTCGGGGTGATGCTCTACGAGCTGCTCTGCGGTGAGGTGCCCGCCGGGGTCTTCAAGCTGCCCTCCAAGCGCATCGAGGGACTCGACGAGCGGGTCGACGCCATCGTCACCCGGGCGATGGAGGCCAACCCCGCCGACCGCTACCAGCGGGCCTCGGCGATCTTCGCCGACCTCCAGCAGGTGGCCGAGTCGAGCCGCCTCACCTCGACCCCCATGAAGATCTCCGGCCCGGCGACCGCCGCCGACCGCCCCCGGGCGCGGGCGCGGAGCGTCGAGGGCGAGAGCGAGCTCTCCCTCTCCACCGTCGACAGCGTCTTGGAGCGCACCGGGCGGGGCCTCAAGCGCACGGTCCAGATCCTGATCTTCGGGCTGGCGGTGGCGGCGGTGCTGGTCTTCGTGCTGGTGGGCCAGGAGGGCCGGCGCGCGATCAGCACCGGCCTGACCACCGGCCTGGGGGGCGAGCTGACCGCCGACGGGGGCGGCGGCGAGCTCCCCCGTGAGGTCGTGCACCACCAGGAGAGCCCGATGTCCCTGCCGGTGAAGATGCGCCTGGACGGAGACGAGCGGGTCGAGCGCGAGTTCGACTTCGTCACCGACACCTCCGGAGAGATGCCCTGGTTCCTCTACCGCGGCTACTGGGTCCACGAGGCCGAGGCGCTGGTGCAGGACGTCTTCATGGGCGGCGCGGGCCTGGCGACCACCGACCGGATGCCTCGGGCCTTCCTCGGTGACGAGCGCTTCTTCGCCGACGGCTTCCGCCTGGAGAGCTCGGTGGTGCTCTCCTCCTCGCCGGGCCCCGAGGTGCCCCTGGGGAAGGCGCGGGCGCTGGTCGACGCGCTGGAGTCGGACGAGAGCGAGCCGGTGCCCACCGCCAAGCTCTACCTCTACCGCAACAAGCGGCACTTCTTCGCCCTGGAGGTCTCCGGCGGCGAGTCCGGGGGCTACCGCCTCTCCTGGAACCTGGAGGACGGCGAGCGCTTCGGCACCCTCGAGGGCGGCACCGGCCTCCCCGAGGCCGCCGGCCGCGAGGCCCTGCGCCTCGCCCTCTGGATCGAGGGGGGCTGGCTCTACGGCTCGGTCGAGGGCAAGGAGATCGGCCGCGCCCAGCTCGGCGACCTCACCGAGGAGAACTGGGGCAAGGTCGGCTTCGGCTGCCAGGACGCCCGCTGCATCTTCGACGACGCCCTCATCGTCGGCAAGACCCGCCCGCCGCCGCGCAAGGACGAGAAGGGACAGACCGGTCCCGGCGTCGAGCCGATCGAGCGCTAG
- a CDS encoding PEGA domain-containing protein: MTQTPMTPPPEGTPIELDHPPVSVGTTVDDLARVPARVRARRLFFVLGGVALLGLTAAAAVFLLDAKPDTGTAQGESWFARLLASSGAASEDDATIDPAASLVTETYVPTGNTVPGMVYLDSLPDGAEVRIDGELIGKTPLMVGRAYEGEFASVQVSKKGYATWKGRVQIVDGGIRADITLKPLER, from the coding sequence ATGACCCAGACCCCGATGACCCCGCCGCCCGAGGGCACCCCCATCGAGCTCGATCACCCGCCCGTCTCCGTGGGCACCACCGTCGACGATCTCGCGCGGGTGCCCGCCCGGGTGAGGGCGCGGCGCCTCTTCTTCGTGCTCGGCGGCGTGGCGCTGCTCGGGCTCACCGCCGCCGCGGCCGTCTTCCTCCTGGACGCGAAGCCCGACACCGGGACCGCGCAAGGCGAGAGCTGGTTCGCGCGCCTGCTGGCCTCGAGCGGGGCGGCGTCGGAGGACGACGCGACGATCGACCCGGCCGCCTCGCTGGTGACCGAGACCTACGTGCCCACCGGCAACACCGTGCCGGGGATGGTCTACCTCGACTCCCTCCCCGACGGCGCCGAGGTGCGGATCGACGGCGAGCTGATCGGCAAGACGCCGCTGATGGTCGGCCGCGCCTACGAGGGAGAGTTCGCCTCCGTGCAGGTCAGCAAGAAGGGCTACGCGACCTGGAAGGGCCGCGTGCAGATCGTCGACGGTGGGATCCGGGCGGACATCACCCTCAAGCCCCTCGAGCGCTAG
- a CDS encoding dihydrofolate reductase, whose protein sequence is MRPLVIIAAVGPERLIGRGGGLPWRIPEDLKFFKAQTVGHAIVMGRLTWEEVGRPLPRRRNIVVSRSPDFRPEGAEVTPSLEAALALAWAEDAEPRIIGGAHLYAAALPLATRLLLTEVDASHLEVPPGQPGDVFFPAFDRSLWEETRRTPGETPGVVFTELTRSAS, encoded by the coding sequence GTGAGGCCCCTGGTGATCATCGCCGCGGTGGGCCCGGAGCGGCTCATCGGGCGCGGCGGCGGCCTGCCCTGGCGCATCCCGGAGGACCTGAAGTTCTTCAAGGCGCAGACCGTCGGGCACGCCATCGTCATGGGGCGCCTGACCTGGGAGGAGGTCGGCCGCCCCCTCCCCCGCCGACGCAACATCGTCGTGAGCCGCTCCCCCGACTTCCGCCCCGAGGGCGCCGAGGTGACCCCCAGCCTGGAGGCGGCCCTCGCCCTGGCGTGGGCGGAGGATGCCGAGCCCCGCATCATCGGCGGCGCGCACCTCTACGCGGCCGCCCTCCCCCTGGCCACCCGCCTCCTGCTCACCGAGGTGGACGCGTCCCACCTGGAGGTGCCGCCGGGCCAGCCTGGCGACGTCTTCTTCCCCGCCTTCGATCGCTCGCTGTGGGAGGAGACGCGCCGCACGCCGGGCGAGACGCCGGGGGTGGTCTTCACCGAGCTGACGAGGAGCGCCTCATGA
- a CDS encoding thymidylate synthase, with translation MQAYLDLMRRVLEEGVDREDRTGTGTRSVFGHQLRFDLSAGFPVLTTKKLHLRSIIHELLWFLSGETRVEPLQEAGVRIWNEWATAEQCARFGRQAGDLGPVYGHQWRNFGATPRPDGTWEADGVDQLANLVEQIRRNPHSRRLIVSGWHPAEADQVALPPCHTLFQFYVQGGRLSCQLYQRSADLFLGVPFNIASYALLTQMLAMVCDLEVGDFVHTFGDVHLYLNHLEQARLQLEREPRPLPTMEIKRKVDDLFAFRYEDFELVGYDPHPHIKAEVSV, from the coding sequence ATGCAGGCCTATCTCGATCTCATGCGGAGAGTGCTCGAGGAGGGGGTCGACCGGGAGGACCGGACCGGCACCGGCACCCGCAGCGTCTTCGGCCACCAGCTGCGCTTCGACCTCTCGGCCGGCTTCCCGGTGCTGACGACCAAGAAGCTGCACCTGCGCTCGATCATCCACGAGCTGCTCTGGTTCCTCTCCGGCGAGACCCGGGTCGAGCCCCTCCAGGAGGCGGGGGTCCGGATCTGGAACGAGTGGGCCACCGCCGAGCAGTGCGCCCGCTTCGGCCGCCAGGCCGGGGACCTGGGGCCGGTCTACGGCCACCAGTGGCGCAACTTCGGCGCGACGCCGAGGCCGGACGGCACCTGGGAGGCGGACGGCGTGGATCAGCTGGCCAACCTGGTCGAGCAGATCCGCCGGAACCCGCACAGCCGGCGCCTCATCGTCAGCGGCTGGCATCCCGCCGAGGCCGACCAGGTCGCCCTGCCCCCCTGCCACACCCTCTTCCAGTTCTACGTGCAGGGGGGGCGCCTCTCCTGCCAGCTCTACCAGCGCTCCGCCGACCTCTTCCTCGGCGTGCCCTTCAACATCGCCAGCTACGCCCTGCTCACCCAGATGCTGGCCATGGTCTGCGACCTGGAGGTCGGGGACTTCGTCCACACCTTCGGCGACGTGCACCTCTACCTGAACCACCTGGAGCAGGCCCGGCTGCAGCTCGAGCGCGAGCCGCGCCCCCTGCCCACGATGGAGATCAAGCGCAAGGTCGACGACCTCTTCGCCTTCCGCTACGAGGACTTCGAGCTCGTGGGCTACGACCCGCACCCCCACATCAAGGCCGAGGTCTCGGTGTGA
- a CDS encoding secondary thiamine-phosphate synthase enzyme YjbQ — protein sequence MHRESFVVATEGRGTTSLDTRVDAVIAASGVEEGLCTVFVHHTSASLIVCENADPTVRRDLEAFTARLVPDGDPIYRHTAEGPDDMAAHVRSILTQTSIGIPVAGGRLDLGTWQSLYLWEHRTHPHRRKISVVITG from the coding sequence ATGCATCGCGAGAGCTTCGTCGTCGCCACCGAGGGCCGGGGCACCACCTCCCTCGACACCCGGGTCGACGCCGTGATCGCCGCCTCCGGGGTCGAGGAGGGGCTCTGCACGGTCTTCGTCCACCACACCAGCGCCTCGTTGATCGTCTGCGAGAACGCCGATCCCACCGTCCGCCGGGATCTCGAGGCCTTCACCGCGCGCCTGGTCCCCGACGGCGATCCGATCTACCGGCACACCGCCGAGGGGCCCGACGACATGGCCGCCCACGTCCGCAGCATCCTCACCCAGACCAGCATCGGCATCCCCGTCGCCGGGGGCCGGCTGGACCTGGGCACCTGGCAGAGCCTCTATCTCTGGGAGCACCGCACCCACCCCCACCGCCGAAAGATCAGCGTGGTGATCACCGGCTAG
- a CDS encoding fused MFS/spermidine synthase, whose amino-acid sequence MSRFAPTIFLGALLLFGVQPMIARFITPWFGGGTAVWATSLVFFQTGLLGGYAYAHGIRRHLSPRRQAALHLLLLALTLLFLPIVPRPPASPPADPTLGILGLLAGTVGAPYLLLSSTGPLMQSWFALARPGDSPYRLYALPNLGSLLGLLAYPFALEPLLGLEAQAWSWSGVYLAFAALSVACALPLLRRDTVWPLDAPADRSAAPPWHHPLLWLLLPGSGSLFLLATTNQLVQDVASVPFLWVLPLSLYLVTFIVAFERDRWYHRGVWIPLLALATLTSLLIVEAGPSVRLWLQVTSYSATLFTACMVCHGELARLRPAPDRLTGFYLLVSLGGAAGGAFVALGAPLLFDGYWEYPLGLVLVFLLLGLVALPWRSRSLPGLLRRGLVAGWTLAVVLLVLFALADREKKLRSSLESERNFHGVLRVKEAGRGGEDWYRMMMHGQTRHGDQYLAPHRRGFATTYYGRESGVGLALRLHPRAAAPGFTVGVIGLGAGTLAAHAREGQRYLFYELDPAVERMAREHFTYLADSAASVEVVLGDARFVLEQERRAGALRGFDVLVVDAFSSDAIPVHLLTAEAFALYRAHLAADGILAFHISNRHLQLEPVVRGLAASQGWEVRRVRRDRDGATGGVMSNWALLTRNRDFLASEELDAALVPWTAGLEPVVWTDDRASILGLLKWRAP is encoded by the coding sequence TTGAGCCGCTTCGCCCCCACCATCTTCCTCGGCGCCCTGCTCCTCTTCGGAGTGCAGCCGATGATCGCGCGCTTCATCACCCCCTGGTTCGGCGGGGGGACCGCCGTCTGGGCCACCTCCCTGGTCTTCTTCCAGACCGGGCTGCTCGGCGGCTACGCCTACGCCCACGGGATCCGGCGCCACCTCTCGCCCCGGCGGCAGGCGGCGCTCCACCTGCTGCTCCTCGCGCTCACCCTGCTCTTCCTCCCGATCGTCCCTCGTCCCCCCGCCTCGCCCCCGGCCGACCCCACCCTGGGGATCCTCGGCCTCCTGGCCGGCACCGTCGGCGCGCCCTACCTGCTGCTCTCGTCCACCGGCCCCCTGATGCAGAGCTGGTTCGCCCTGGCCCGCCCCGGCGACTCGCCCTACCGCCTCTACGCCCTCCCCAACCTGGGCTCCCTCCTCGGGCTGCTGGCCTATCCCTTCGCGCTCGAGCCCCTCCTCGGCCTGGAGGCCCAGGCCTGGAGCTGGTCGGGCGTCTACCTCGCCTTCGCCGCCCTGAGCGTCGCCTGCGCCCTGCCCCTCCTGCGCCGGGACACGGTCTGGCCCCTCGACGCCCCGGCCGACCGGAGCGCCGCGCCCCCCTGGCACCACCCCCTGCTCTGGCTCCTCCTGCCCGGCTCCGGGAGCCTCTTCCTCCTGGCCACCACCAACCAGCTGGTCCAGGACGTGGCCTCGGTGCCCTTCCTCTGGGTGCTGCCCCTCTCCCTCTACCTCGTCACCTTCATCGTCGCCTTCGAGCGGGACCGCTGGTACCACCGGGGCGTCTGGATCCCCCTCCTGGCGCTCGCGACCCTCACCTCGCTGCTCATCGTCGAGGCCGGCCCCTCGGTGCGGCTCTGGCTGCAGGTGACGAGCTACAGCGCCACCCTCTTCACCGCCTGCATGGTCTGCCACGGGGAGCTGGCCCGCCTGCGCCCCGCCCCGGATCGCCTCACCGGCTTCTACCTCCTGGTCTCCCTGGGCGGCGCCGCCGGCGGGGCCTTCGTGGCGCTGGGCGCGCCGCTGCTCTTCGACGGCTACTGGGAGTACCCGCTCGGCCTGGTGCTGGTCTTCCTCCTCCTCGGGCTGGTCGCCCTCCCCTGGCGCTCCCGGAGCCTCCCCGGCCTCCTGCGGCGCGGGCTGGTCGCCGGCTGGACCCTGGCGGTCGTCCTCCTGGTCCTCTTCGCCCTGGCCGACCGGGAGAAGAAGCTGCGCAGCTCGCTGGAGAGCGAGCGCAACTTCCACGGCGTGCTGCGGGTGAAGGAGGCGGGCCGCGGCGGCGAGGACTGGTACCGCATGATGATGCACGGGCAGACGCGGCACGGGGATCAGTACCTGGCCCCCCACCGCCGCGGCTTCGCCACGACCTACTACGGCCGCGAGAGCGGCGTCGGGCTGGCGCTGCGCCTCCACCCCCGGGCGGCGGCGCCGGGCTTCACGGTCGGGGTCATCGGGCTGGGGGCGGGCACCCTGGCCGCGCACGCCCGCGAGGGGCAGCGCTACCTCTTCTACGAGCTCGATCCCGCCGTCGAGCGGATGGCTCGAGAGCACTTCACCTACCTCGCGGACTCGGCCGCCAGCGTCGAGGTCGTCCTGGGCGACGCCCGCTTCGTCCTCGAGCAGGAGCGGCGCGCCGGGGCGCTGCGCGGCTTCGACGTGCTGGTGGTGGACGCCTTCTCCTCCGACGCGATCCCCGTCCACCTGCTGACCGCCGAGGCCTTCGCCCTCTACCGGGCGCACCTGGCCGCCGACGGCATCCTCGCCTTCCACATCTCCAACCGCCACCTGCAGCTCGAGCCGGTGGTGCGGGGCCTGGCCGCGAGCCAGGGCTGGGAGGTCCGGCGGGTGCGCCGCGACCGGGACGGCGCGACCGGCGGGGTGATGAGCAACTGGGCCCTCCTCACCCGCAACCGGGACTTCCTCGCGAGCGAGGAGCTGGACGCGGCCCTCGTCCCCTGGACCGCCGGCCTGGAGCCGGTGGTCTGGACGGACGACCGGGCCAGCATCCTGGGGCTGCTGAAGTGGCGCGCCCCCTGA
- a CDS encoding ABC transporter substrate binding protein, which translates to MRNARRHPWVVAAALLLSLAASAPAQAATVGILLERDNPHYQASLKAFEAALEAKAPGTKVLVQKPGPTSVARSNSLERLETLKVDVIVTLGTTVTRSAVGLKRVAPLVFSLTTPKQIKIPGSSHMVGLTWQLPIEEALGVLQALAPGKPVALAHAGGSDAKRELKTATAICERLGLTPVEVDLKADDLAAKLAEVGSVYVTGNATAIDAIAPLLAAAKPRKLPIATTTAGAEQRGVHVTFAPDPAAEGKAVGELAAQLLQGATPESLGNRELQETAVILNQKAAAEAGLTLPDDLKSRATRTIE; encoded by the coding sequence ATGAGGAACGCTCGCCGACACCCCTGGGTCGTCGCGGCGGCCCTCCTCCTCTCCCTGGCGGCGTCCGCGCCGGCGCAGGCAGCGACGGTGGGGATCTTGCTGGAGCGAGACAACCCCCACTACCAGGCCTCGCTGAAGGCCTTCGAGGCCGCCCTCGAGGCCAAGGCGCCGGGCACCAAGGTGCTGGTCCAGAAGCCGGGCCCGACCAGCGTCGCCCGCTCCAACTCCCTCGAGCGCCTGGAGACCCTCAAGGTCGACGTGATCGTGACCCTGGGCACCACGGTGACGCGCTCGGCGGTGGGCCTCAAGCGGGTCGCGCCGCTGGTCTTCTCCCTGACCACCCCGAAGCAGATCAAGATCCCCGGCAGCTCCCACATGGTGGGGCTGACCTGGCAGCTCCCGATCGAGGAAGCCCTGGGGGTGTTGCAGGCGCTGGCCCCCGGCAAGCCCGTCGCCCTCGCCCACGCCGGGGGCAGCGACGCCAAGCGGGAGCTGAAGACCGCCACCGCCATCTGCGAGCGCCTGGGCCTCACGCCGGTGGAGGTCGATCTGAAGGCCGACGACCTCGCCGCGAAGCTCGCGGAGGTGGGCTCGGTCTACGTCACGGGCAACGCCACGGCGATCGACGCCATCGCGCCGCTGCTCGCGGCGGCGAAGCCCCGGAAGCTGCCGATCGCCACCACCACCGCGGGGGCGGAGCAGCGAGGCGTGCACGTGACCTTCGCCCCCGATCCGGCCGCCGAGGGGAAGGCCGTCGGGGAGCTCGCGGCCCAGCTCCTCCAGGGGGCCACGCCCGAGAGCCTCGGCAACCGTGAGCTGCAGGAGACGGCGGTGATCCTGAACCAGAAGGCCGCGGCAGAGGCCGGCCTCACCCTTCCCGACGACCTGAAGTCCCGCGCCACGCGCACGATCGAATAG
- a CDS encoding DmsE family decaheme c-type cytochrome, translating into MRPDIRENAPTKPGRRGGWLLVPALAILAACGALKAREPLGTLQEYKEMLLGHPDAQYVGTDRCLEACHTHDARRNDLANSTMGQQPGSAEGEHRVDCESCHGPGSLAIAGLDHDEVEAAAARGIKIPCRYETLTPIKRLPAGAQDLMCLNCHSSSANPNLHDWAASSHATAEVTCTNCHPIHAGPDMLISFRDQSDLCLKCHEDQRAKMAMPSRHPVMERKMGCNSCHEPHGSGGAESALVRPTVRETCGSCHGDKIAPFSFAHADVIDDCETCHDPHGAPNDDMLVATEPFLCMQCHVGHPVDAAAGPSSLESKAAFYTRCSNCHSTLHGSHLPSPSGSGTFIR; encoded by the coding sequence ATGCGCCCTGACATCCGAGAGAACGCACCGACGAAGCCCGGGCGCCGTGGAGGGTGGCTCCTCGTCCCGGCCCTCGCGATCCTGGCGGCCTGCGGGGCCCTGAAGGCCCGCGAGCCCCTCGGCACCCTCCAGGAGTACAAGGAGATGCTCCTCGGTCACCCCGACGCCCAGTACGTCGGCACCGACCGGTGCCTGGAGGCCTGTCACACCCACGACGCCCGGCGCAACGACCTGGCCAACAGCACGATGGGACAGCAGCCCGGCTCGGCCGAGGGTGAACACCGGGTCGACTGCGAGTCCTGCCACGGCCCGGGCAGCCTCGCCATCGCCGGCCTCGATCATGACGAGGTCGAGGCCGCGGCGGCCCGGGGCATCAAGATCCCCTGCCGCTACGAGACCCTCACCCCGATCAAGAGGCTGCCGGCGGGGGCGCAGGACCTGATGTGCCTCAACTGTCACTCCTCCAGCGCGAACCCCAACCTCCACGACTGGGCGGCGAGCAGCCACGCGACCGCGGAGGTCACCTGCACCAACTGCCACCCGATCCACGCCGGCCCCGACATGCTGATCTCCTTCCGGGACCAGTCGGACCTCTGCCTCAAGTGTCACGAGGACCAGCGGGCCAAGATGGCGATGCCCAGCCGCCACCCGGTGATGGAGCGGAAGATGGGCTGCAACAGCTGCCACGAGCCCCATGGCTCCGGCGGCGCCGAGAGCGCCCTCGTCCGCCCGACGGTGCGGGAGACCTGTGGCAGCTGCCACGGCGACAAGATCGCGCCCTTCTCCTTCGCCCACGCCGACGTCATCGACGACTGCGAGACCTGCCACGATCCCCACGGCGCCCCCAACGACGACATGCTGGTCGCCACCGAGCCCTTCCTCTGCATGCAGTGCCACGTCGGGCATCCGGTCGACGCCGCCGCCGGCCCCTCCAGCCTGGAGTCGAAGGCCGCCTTCTACACCCGCTGCAGCAACTGCCACTCGACGCTGCATGGCTCCCACCTCCCCTCCCCCAGCGGGTCCGGGACCTTCATCCGCTAG